From one Candidatus Binataceae bacterium genomic stretch:
- a CDS encoding glycosyltransferase, protein MSENLLRLSVIIATHARPDALARLLASLAPQVASATDESACEILVAENGTPLPSVLPGTAPPLKHLHDPRPGKCRIQNAAIRQARGEIIVCLDDDLVAAPHYLDEVERFFAEHPEFAAMKGRIMAAEDPTAKVGVEAAPWLDLPIVDHGEEVIEVRGVLGANMAFRASALARVGLFDERLGPGACGHEEETEMSARLARAGFRIGYAPRALVYHDVDAARADRARFLRIARERGRCRMIHESHRVLAVLADNAIAALRVWTARLVGVGSERLAREERRLAVAQGMLDGLRFRGARPR, encoded by the coding sequence ATGAGTGAAAACCTTTTGCGCCTCTCGGTCATAATCGCAACTCACGCACGTCCGGACGCGCTCGCGCGCCTGCTCGCGAGCCTCGCGCCGCAGGTCGCAAGCGCGACGGACGAGTCGGCCTGTGAAATCCTTGTGGCGGAAAATGGCACTCCCCTGCCCTCGGTTCTGCCGGGCACTGCGCCGCCGCTTAAGCATCTGCACGATCCGCGTCCAGGCAAGTGTCGGATCCAGAACGCCGCGATCCGCCAGGCCAGGGGCGAAATCATCGTTTGCCTTGACGACGACCTTGTCGCAGCGCCGCATTACCTCGACGAGGTCGAGCGCTTCTTCGCCGAGCATCCCGAGTTCGCGGCGATGAAGGGGCGCATCATGGCGGCCGAGGATCCGACGGCCAAGGTCGGTGTCGAGGCCGCGCCATGGCTCGATCTCCCAATCGTCGATCATGGCGAGGAGGTAATCGAAGTGCGCGGCGTGCTGGGCGCGAACATGGCGTTTCGCGCATCGGCGCTTGCGCGCGTCGGTCTTTTCGACGAGCGGCTGGGGCCGGGAGCGTGCGGTCACGAGGAGGAAACCGAAATGTCGGCGCGCCTCGCGCGTGCGGGATTCAGGATCGGTTATGCGCCGCGCGCGCTGGTTTATCACGACGTCGATGCGGCCCGCGCCGACCGCGCGCGCTTTCTCCGGATCGCGCGCGAGCGCGGACGATGCCGGATGATCCACGAATCGCACCGCGTGCTCGCGGTGCTCGCGGACAACGCAATCGCGGCGTTGCGCGTGTGGACGGCGCGTCTCGTGGGGGTGGGATCCGAGCGGCTCGCGCGCGAAGAGCGGCGCCTGGCGGTTGCACAGGGGATGCTTGACGGTCTGCGGTTTCGCGGCGCGCGGCCGCGTTGA